The genomic DNA CTATTTCGAGGAAAACAACTCTGCAGCCCGTTTTATGGCCATCGATGAATTGATAAAGGCATGAATATGGCGATAGATTCGGAATCATTGTCATGAAAATACTTATTCTAACAACTAAATTTTGTCATCCTGACGGGTCTCCATGGCTGGTAAGTGAATTAACCGATGAATTCACACGGTTGGGGCACCAGGTTACAGTTCTAAATGTCGAGTGGACAAGATCTTCCATTCAGCTTTCGGATAGGCATCAGCAAAATGACAACCTTGAGGTCAACATCTTTCAAGCCATTCATGCCGAATTGGGTATGCTGTCTGTTGCGATACGGTGGGCCTTGTCGTCATTCAAGGCATTGCCATTTCTATTGAAGCGTTGCCTAAGCAGAGAGCGCTATGACTTGATGATAGGATTTTCTCCGTGCACGGCCCTCTACGCCATCCTGCCTCTTGCTCGATCGATTTCCCATGATTCATGCTTGATCTATTGGGATTTTTTCCCCGTTCACAATCAGGAAATCAGTGGTAAAGCACCAACTTTCTCTCTCCCCATTCTGAAATTCGTTGAGAACAAGCTGGTCGGTCTCTTTTCACGGGTCGGGTGCATGAGCGACAAGAATTTGGAGTTCTTTAACCGCTACTTCGGAGCCGTTCAGAAACAGCAGCGCAGCATCATACCTATCTGGACCTCCTTTTTCGGTGATGATCCCTCCAGTCGACCGAACCCGAGGTTTGCCCCGGCCTCTCGAAAAGTCGTACTGGTTTTCGGTGGTCAGCTTGTTGAGGGACGAGGTGTGATCGAGCTTTGCGAAGCCGTGATAATGGCCCATAGGGAAGATCCTGATATCTCGCTTGTCATTTGCGGAGCCGGGTTTCTGTCGAGCAGGGTCCTCGAGTTGCAGGAGAGGTATCCTGCCGCCATTAGGTACGCAGGGCAGCTTTCGCGGGAAGCCTACTTCGGCATTTTGGGAATGTCGCATATCGGTGTCGTGGCAACAGTAAGCAATGTCAGTGTACCAACGTTTCCTTCCAAGAGTCTTGATTATATGGCCTGTGGGCTACCGATTCTGGCCTCCGTTGAAGCTGCCAGTGATTTCGGTGATTTCGTTGAAAAGAACAATATTGGGAAGGCGTGCCCTGCCGGCGACATTGCGTCCATGAAAGCCGCAATACTCGAGATGGCCACCTCCGGAGAGAAGCTGAAGATCATGGGCAATAATGGAAACAGGTATCTGCGGGCGAATCATTCTGTTCAGCACGTTGCACATCTGATTATAGGAGACTGAAAAGTGTTCACTGGTAATGTTCTAGTTATTACTGGCGGGACTGGATCATTCGGTAACGCCGTACTGAAGCGCTTTCTTCACACCGACATCAAGGAGATCCGGGTATTCAGCCGAGACGAAAAGAAACAGGAGGACATGAGGATCGAGTTGAATTCCTCAAAGGTCAAATTCTACATAGGTGACGTACGCAACTACGACAGCGTGTCGTCGGCAATGCAGGGTGCAGATTATGTTTTCCATGCCGCTGCACTCAAACAGGTTCCTTCTTGTGAATTTTATCCGATGGAAGCAGTCAGAACTAACGTTCTCGGTACCGAAAATGTTCTTAACGCTGCACTGGCAAATAGTTTGAAAAAGGTAATATGTTTAAGCACCGATAAGGCTGTGTATCCGATCAATGCTATGGGAATCTCCAAAGCCATGATGGAAAAGGTGATGACTGCCAAGTCGAGGACGACTGACATTACCAAAACAGTTCTGTGTGGTACCCGATATGGAAATGTCATGGCTTCCCGAGGTTCGGTGATCCCCCTGTTCGTGAAGCAGATTAAGGAAGGAAAGCCTCTTACTGTTACCGATCCCAATATGACACGCTACCTCATGTCACTTGAAGATGCGGTGGATCTGGTGATCTTTGCCTTCCAAAATGCCCGGCAAGGCGACATTTTCGTACAGAAAGCTCCCGCCTCCACCATTCACGATCTCGCCCTGGCGTTGAAGGATTTATTTGATGCAGACAACGCCATCAAGATTATAGGTACTCGCCATGGAGAGAAGCTCTACGAAACGCTTCTTACACGGGAAGAACGTGTAAAAGCCGAAGATCTGGGGGGGTACTTCAGGATCGTTCCCGACGATCGTGATTTGAACTATGGTAAGTACTTCACCGAAGGGGAAGAAAAGGTTTCACAGGTCGAGGATTACAATTCCCACAATACACAGAGATTGGATATCAATGGGATAAAGGAACTGTTGTTGAAACTTCCTTTCATCAAGAACGAACTGGAGAAAAAATGAAGGCCTTGGTAACTGGTGGAGCGGGTTTTATCGGTTCGAACCTTGTCAGGCAGTTGCTGGAAGACCGCCACCGCGTCACGGTTCTCGATAACCTCATGTCGGGATATCGCAGCAACCTGGATTCCCTTTCCGATGCCTGCTTCATCGAAGGAGACATCCGCGACGAGGCTGCTGTAGCCAGGGCGATAGAGGGGTGTGAGGTAGTTTTTCATTTGGCTGCTTCCGTGGGTAACAAGCGCTCCATAGATAATGCGCTGCTGGATGCCGACATCAACGTCATGGGGACGATTAAAGTTCTCGAAGCTGCCCGCAAGGCAGGTGTCCGGAAGATAGTCGCTTCTTCGTCAGCAGGTATTTTCGGGGAATTGAAGACATTGCCTATCAGGGAAGACCATCCGGTGGAACCTGATACCCCTTATGGCAGCAGCAAGCTATGCATGGAAAAAGAGTGTCTCGCGTACGCTAAACTGTATGACATCGAAGCGGTTTGCCTGAGGTATTTCAATGTGTACGGTCCCAATCAGCGCTTCGATGCTTATGGAAATGTCATTCCAATTTTTGTTTTCAAGATGTTGCGTGGCGAGCCGTTGACCATCTTCGGTGATGGTGAGCAGACGCGCGATTTCATCAATGTCAGGGACGTGGTCCAGGCAAATGTCAAAGCCGCCATGAGCCGTGGCGTCTCCGGCGCATTCAATGCCGGCAGCGGAGGCAGGATTACGATCAATAAGCTGGTGGACCTGATCCGGGACGTCTCCAGACTGGAGCCACTGGTGGAATACGGTCCGCCGCGCGCCGGCGACGTCCGCCACAGCCTTGCCGACATTTCAGCGGCACGCGACGCTTTCGGCTTTCAACCCACTATCTCCCTGGAACAAGGGATGGCTGAGTACATGGCCTGGGCCAAGGAGGAGGCGGTCAGGACAGTCGACGTGTAGCGTTCAACATTATGGAGCGAGAGGGATAAGATGCGTATTTTGATATTGGGTGGGGATGGGATGTTGGGGCACCAACTTCTAGAGCAGTATACTCCTCGCCACGAGGTGAAGGTGACCCTTCGCCAGGACCTTGGGGCCTACACGCAAAGCAGGTTATTTACTCCGGACAACTCTTATGCTGGTGTTGACGTCCGGTCACTGGAGAGGCTGGTCGAGGTTATGGCTGACTTCCAACCTGATGCAGTTGTCAACGCGGTTGGGATCGTGAAGCAACGCCCGGATGCTAAGGAGATAATACCCAGTCTGGAGATAAACTCCCTCTTGCCGCACCGCCTGATGTTGCTCTGTAAGGGGGTCGGGGCAAGACTGGTGCACCTCTCCACCGACTGCGTCTTTTCCGGAAGGAAAGGGAACTACCTGGAGACCGACCCCTCAGATGCCGAGGACCTCTACGGAAAGACCAAATACTTGGGTGAGGTCCACGACAGCAACGCGCTGACGCTGCGCACCTCAATCATCGGCCGTGAGCTATCGCGCCGCACCTCCCTTTTCGAATGGTTCCTGGCCCAAAAGGGCACTGTGAAGGGTTTCACCAAGGCCATTTACACCGGCTTCACTACCATCGAGATGGGGAGGATCATCGAGAAGATGCTACTGGAATTCCCGCACGCCAGCGGGGTGTACCAGGTCTCCAGTGAGCCGATCAACAAGTACGAGCTCCTGCTTCTTTTTCGCGAGAAGCTCGGACACAAGATCGAGATTGTCCCGGAGGAAGTCTTCTGTTGCGACCGAAGCCTTGACTCGGCACGCTTCCGTAACGACTTCAACTATGCCCCCCCCTCATGGCCGGAGATGATCGAGGAGCTAGCTGTATGAAAGTCATGACCATTGTCGGGACCCGTCCCGAGATCATCAAGCTGAGTCGAGTAATTGCCGAACTTGACCGGCGCGTGAACCATGTCCTGGTGCATTCGGGCCAGAACTACGACTACGAGCTGAACGGGATCTTTTTCTCCGAGATGCAAATCCGCAAGCCCGACCACTTCCTGAACGCCGTGGGAGAGAGCTTAGCCCACACCATCGGCAACGTCATTGCCAAGGCTGATGATGTGATTGAACAGGAGAAGCCGGATGCCCTTCTTCTGCTCGGCGATACGAATAGCTGCCTCGCCGCGATTTCCGCGAAGCGGCGGAAGATACCGATCTTCCACATGGAGGCAGGGAACCGGTGCTTCGACCTCAGGGTGCCGGAGGAGATCAACCGCAAGATCGTTGACCACATCAGTGACATCAACATGACTTACACAGAGCATGCCCGGCGCTACCTACTTGCCGAAGGGCTGCGGCCGGAGACGGTCATTAAGACCGGGTCCCCCATGATGGAAGTGCTCAAGCACCACCAGAAGCAGATCGAAGGCTCAGATGTGCTGGAGCGTCTGGAACTGCGAAGCGGCGAGTATTTCGTGGTGAGCGCACACCGTGAGGAGAACGTGGACAGCGAGACCAACTTTGGAAATCTTTTGCAGTCGCTTTCAGCCATCGCCGAAAAGTATGACCGCCCCGTGGTTGTCTCCACCCATCCCCGGACCAGAAAGAAACTGGAAGCGATAGGTACCCAGGGTTTAGACCGGCGCATCCAGTTTATGAGGCCGCTCGGTTTCCCCGATTACGTCAAGCTGCAGATGAACGCCGCCTGCGTCATCTCGGATAGCGGCACCATCACCGAGGAATCCTCCATCCTCGGCTTCCCCGCGGTCACCATCCGCCAGGCGCATGAGCGACCGGAAGGGATGGATGAAGGCACCCTGATCATGTGCGGACTAGAATCGAAGACAGTGCAGGAGGCGGTGGAGGTGGTCATGTCCCAGTTCGCCGAGGAACGCGGGCGCTTCAGGATCGTGTCGGACTACGATACCTGCAATGTCTCCCATAAGGTGCTGCGGATCATCCTCAGCTACACGGACTACGTGAACCGGAACGTATGGAAGAAATCCTTGTAGATGAAGATTCTCGTCGTAAGCCAGTATTTCTGGCCTGAAAGCTTTCTTATAAACAACGTAGCCGTCGGACTGGTTGAACGCGGTCATCAGGTGACCGTACTTACGGGGAGCCCCAACTACCCGAAAGGGAGGTTCTTCGAGGGTTACGGGTTTTTTAACGCACCAGAGGAGTATCAGGGGGTCTATGTGGTCCGCGTTCCCTTGATCCCGAGAGGAAGGGGGGCCGGGGTACAGCTTGCCTTGAATTACCTATCCTTTGCAGCATCTGCAAGCATTGCCGGGCCGCTTTTGTGCAGGGGGAAATTCGACCAGATATTTGTTTTCGAACCGTCCCCGATCACGGTGGGGATACCTGCGCTCGTAATGAAGTCGTTAAAGTCGGCGTCGGTGCTGTTCTGGGTGCAGGATCTCTGGCCGGAAAGCCTCTCGGCCACTGGCGCGCTAAGCTCGAAAGTAGTACTGGGATGGGTTGGAAAGCTGGTGCGCGCCATTTACCGCAGATGCGACAGGATTCTGATCCAGTCGAGGTCGTTTGCCGGCTCCGTGATACAGCAGGGGGGCAGCCCGGAACGGATCCGGTATTTCCCCAACTCGGCCGAGAAGGTGTTTACATGCCAATCGGCCTCCGAGGCGGAAATCCCGGCCCTGCCAACGGGGTTCAGGATCATGTTCGCCGGCAACATAGGTGCCGCGCAGGATTTCGGTAACATCATTGCCACCGCCAAGCTGCTTAAGGAGTATCGTGACATCCGCTGGATCATTGTCGGCGATGGCCGCATGCGGCAATGGGCGGAAACCGAGATCGCGCGCCAGGGGCTGGGAGAGATTTTCAGCTTTCTGGGGCGTTATCCCTTGGAAGCCATGCCGGCCTTTTTTGCGCAGGCCGATGCCCTGCTGGTTACCTTGAGAAAAGAAAAGATTTTCGCCATGACCATCCCCACTAAGATCCAAGCCTATCTTGCCTGCGGCAGACCGGTGATTGCGGCCATCGATGGCGAAGGCGCCAAGATAATCGAGGAGGCCGGTGCCGGCTTTACCTGTCCGGCTGAGGATCCCGGCTTATTTGCCCAAGCCGTTTTGAAGATGTACCGGACCTCCTCGGTTGAGCGAGAGAGGATGGCTGCCAGCGGCAGAAAGTACTACCAACTCAATTTCGACAGCGAAGCCCTGCTTGACAAGCTGGTTTTATGGATGCAGGAATTAACCGATGCCAAGAACTGCCATACCCATGAACGATAAACAATCAATGCTTGTAACCGGGGCCACTGGGTTCATCGGCCGTGCTTTTTGTCAATTGCTGATCCAGAAGAGTTACAGTGTTCGGGGCACCATGCTCAGTCATGAAGCTTCCACGTCACTTGTTGACGGGGTGGAGCCGGTGCTTGTCGAGCCGCTGGGACCCGAAACCTCATGGAAACAGGCGTTGGTGGGGATAGATACCGTTGTCCATCTGGCTGCCAGGGTACACATGATGGATGATCCTGCCGCGGATCCCCTAGTTGAGTTTCGCAAGGCAAATGTGGCAGGCACACTTAAGCTGGCCTGCGACGCAGCTACACAAGGTGTCAGGAGATTCGTTTTCATCAGCTCGGTAAAAGTAAATGGCGAGGAATCCGCCATTCCGTACAACTCCGACTCCAGACCGGAGCCCTGTGACCCCTACGGCATCAGCAAATGGGAGGCGGAACAGGAGCTGCGCCGGATTGAAGCTGAAATGGGCATAGAGGTCGTAATTGTCAGACCGACTCTCGTGTACGGTCCCGCCGTAAAGGCAAATTTTCTGAATATCTTGAAGATAATTTCGAAAGGGGTTCCACTCCCTCTCGCTTCGGTGAACAACAGGCGCAGCCTGGTATACCTCGGTAACTTGGTGGATGCACTTGCGGTGTGTGCGGTACATCCTGGCGCAGCGGGAAAGACTTATTTGGTCAGTGATGGAGAGGATGTATCGACACCGGAACTTATTCTCCGAATTGCAAAT from Geobacter sp. DSM 9736 includes the following:
- a CDS encoding SDR family oxidoreductase, which codes for MRILILGGDGMLGHQLLEQYTPRHEVKVTLRQDLGAYTQSRLFTPDNSYAGVDVRSLERLVEVMADFQPDAVVNAVGIVKQRPDAKEIIPSLEINSLLPHRLMLLCKGVGARLVHLSTDCVFSGRKGNYLETDPSDAEDLYGKTKYLGEVHDSNALTLRTSIIGRELSRRTSLFEWFLAQKGTVKGFTKAIYTGFTTIEMGRIIEKMLLEFPHASGVYQVSSEPINKYELLLLFREKLGHKIEIVPEEVFCCDRSLDSARFRNDFNYAPPSWPEMIEELAV
- a CDS encoding SDR family oxidoreductase produces the protein MPRTAIPMNDKQSMLVTGATGFIGRAFCQLLIQKSYSVRGTMLSHEASTSLVDGVEPVLVEPLGPETSWKQALVGIDTVVHLAARVHMMDDPAADPLVEFRKANVAGTLKLACDAATQGVRRFVFISSVKVNGEESAIPYNSDSRPEPCDPYGISKWEAEQELRRIEAEMGIEVVIVRPTLVYGPAVKANFLNILKIISKGVPLPLASVNNRRSLVYLGNLVDALAVCAVHPGAAGKTYLVSDGEDVSTPELILRIANSMNTTARLFPFPAVLLLAAARMVGKRSVVQRLTGSLQVDSSKIRKDLNWVPPYTMMQGLQETGQWFLTGR
- a CDS encoding polysaccharide biosynthesis protein; its protein translation is MFTGNVLVITGGTGSFGNAVLKRFLHTDIKEIRVFSRDEKKQEDMRIELNSSKVKFYIGDVRNYDSVSSAMQGADYVFHAAALKQVPSCEFYPMEAVRTNVLGTENVLNAALANSLKKVICLSTDKAVYPINAMGISKAMMEKVMTAKSRTTDITKTVLCGTRYGNVMASRGSVIPLFVKQIKEGKPLTVTDPNMTRYLMSLEDAVDLVIFAFQNARQGDIFVQKAPASTIHDLALALKDLFDADNAIKIIGTRHGEKLYETLLTREERVKAEDLGGYFRIVPDDRDLNYGKYFTEGEEKVSQVEDYNSHNTQRLDINGIKELLLKLPFIKNELEKK
- a CDS encoding glycosyltransferase family 4 protein; this translates as MKILILTTKFCHPDGSPWLVSELTDEFTRLGHQVTVLNVEWTRSSIQLSDRHQQNDNLEVNIFQAIHAELGMLSVAIRWALSSFKALPFLLKRCLSRERYDLMIGFSPCTALYAILPLARSISHDSCLIYWDFFPVHNQEISGKAPTFSLPILKFVENKLVGLFSRVGCMSDKNLEFFNRYFGAVQKQQRSIIPIWTSFFGDDPSSRPNPRFAPASRKVVLVFGGQLVEGRGVIELCEAVIMAHREDPDISLVICGAGFLSSRVLELQERYPAAIRYAGQLSREAYFGILGMSHIGVVATVSNVSVPTFPSKSLDYMACGLPILASVEAASDFGDFVEKNNIGKACPAGDIASMKAAILEMATSGEKLKIMGNNGNRYLRANHSVQHVAHLIIGD
- the wecB gene encoding non-hydrolyzing UDP-N-acetylglucosamine 2-epimerase, whose product is MKVMTIVGTRPEIIKLSRVIAELDRRVNHVLVHSGQNYDYELNGIFFSEMQIRKPDHFLNAVGESLAHTIGNVIAKADDVIEQEKPDALLLLGDTNSCLAAISAKRRKIPIFHMEAGNRCFDLRVPEEINRKIVDHISDINMTYTEHARRYLLAEGLRPETVIKTGSPMMEVLKHHQKQIEGSDVLERLELRSGEYFVVSAHREENVDSETNFGNLLQSLSAIAEKYDRPVVVSTHPRTRKKLEAIGTQGLDRRIQFMRPLGFPDYVKLQMNAACVISDSGTITEESSILGFPAVTIRQAHERPEGMDEGTLIMCGLESKTVQEAVEVVMSQFAEERGRFRIVSDYDTCNVSHKVLRIILSYTDYVNRNVWKKSL
- a CDS encoding SDR family oxidoreductase — its product is MKALVTGGAGFIGSNLVRQLLEDRHRVTVLDNLMSGYRSNLDSLSDACFIEGDIRDEAAVARAIEGCEVVFHLAASVGNKRSIDNALLDADINVMGTIKVLEAARKAGVRKIVASSSAGIFGELKTLPIREDHPVEPDTPYGSSKLCMEKECLAYAKLYDIEAVCLRYFNVYGPNQRFDAYGNVIPIFVFKMLRGEPLTIFGDGEQTRDFINVRDVVQANVKAAMSRGVSGAFNAGSGGRITINKLVDLIRDVSRLEPLVEYGPPRAGDVRHSLADISAARDAFGFQPTISLEQGMAEYMAWAKEEAVRTVDV
- a CDS encoding glycosyltransferase family 4 protein, encoding MKILVVSQYFWPESFLINNVAVGLVERGHQVTVLTGSPNYPKGRFFEGYGFFNAPEEYQGVYVVRVPLIPRGRGAGVQLALNYLSFAASASIAGPLLCRGKFDQIFVFEPSPITVGIPALVMKSLKSASVLFWVQDLWPESLSATGALSSKVVLGWVGKLVRAIYRRCDRILIQSRSFAGSVIQQGGSPERIRYFPNSAEKVFTCQSASEAEIPALPTGFRIMFAGNIGAAQDFGNIIATAKLLKEYRDIRWIIVGDGRMRQWAETEIARQGLGEIFSFLGRYPLEAMPAFFAQADALLVTLRKEKIFAMTIPTKIQAYLACGRPVIAAIDGEGAKIIEEAGAGFTCPAEDPGLFAQAVLKMYRTSSVERERMAASGRKYYQLNFDSEALLDKLVLWMQELTDAKNCHTHER